The following are encoded in a window of Flavobacterium cupriresistens genomic DNA:
- a CDS encoding PP2C family serine/threonine-protein phosphatase, translating to MEETKRYLQSFLFQNKIDIPKSKESLFEDFISDETNSAAVKIIKEKQKLIMDNWKLKNRIDDIMQHSFFLPNGTVNKEYESKIDFIKLGWEDIIFYEIENLEETGLYFDTAEKLLFGIPKRSGDLKIKFRFKIEGEAEEVLLNEKIVTLIINPDPKSLWKNIESDPNAPFSKEDNVAVSAVFLDKNIVVASKRGRSHANVGSFREDDFAFRNFEASGWSVLAVSDGAGSAALSRKGSKLACDAIIDYFETHLNTEVWSKFEELALNYHVKKDLESIQKANDFVSTNLSKAAHFVNQKIAEFATEQGEELKNFHATLIFTLVKKYDFGYAILSFGVGDCPINLINKDLTEVSLINLIDAGEFGGGTRFITMPEIFQNENFSSRFGFKIVDDFSYLVLMTDGIYDPKFEVEANLEKIEKWKAFLSDLKGDNAEKAKVDFERDNAAIATQLSNWMDFWSPGNHDDRTLAIIY from the coding sequence ATGGAAGAGACCAAAAGATATCTTCAGTCTTTTTTATTTCAAAATAAAATCGATATTCCAAAAAGCAAAGAATCGCTTTTTGAAGATTTTATTAGTGATGAAACAAACAGTGCAGCAGTAAAAATAATAAAAGAAAAGCAAAAGCTGATTATGGACAATTGGAAGTTAAAGAATAGAATTGACGATATTATGCAGCATTCTTTTTTCTTGCCCAACGGTACGGTGAATAAAGAATATGAATCAAAAATTGACTTTATAAAACTGGGTTGGGAAGATATTATTTTTTACGAAATTGAAAATTTAGAAGAAACAGGACTTTATTTTGATACTGCCGAAAAATTGCTTTTTGGAATCCCAAAAAGAAGCGGCGATTTAAAAATAAAATTCCGTTTTAAAATAGAGGGAGAAGCTGAGGAAGTGCTATTAAACGAAAAAATAGTTACGCTGATCATAAACCCGGATCCAAAGTCATTGTGGAAAAATATTGAAAGTGATCCCAATGCCCCTTTTAGTAAAGAAGACAATGTAGCTGTTTCAGCTGTGTTTTTGGACAAAAATATTGTGGTCGCTTCCAAAAGAGGTCGCAGTCATGCTAATGTAGGTTCTTTTAGAGAAGACGATTTTGCATTCAGAAATTTCGAAGCAAGCGGATGGAGCGTTTTAGCAGTTTCAGACGGAGCAGGTTCTGCAGCGCTGTCCAGAAAAGGATCAAAATTAGCGTGTGATGCTATAATTGACTATTTCGAAACCCATTTAAATACTGAAGTTTGGAGCAAGTTCGAAGAGTTGGCGCTAAATTATCACGTTAAAAAAGATCTGGAATCAATTCAAAAAGCAAACGATTTTGTAAGTACTAATTTGTCGAAAGCGGCACATTTTGTAAATCAAAAGATAGCAGAATTTGCAACAGAGCAGGGTGAGGAATTGAAAAATTTTCATGCCACTTTAATTTTTACTTTGGTTAAAAAATATGATTTTGGTTATGCTATTTTAAGCTTTGGAGTTGGAGATTGTCCGATAAATTTGATCAACAAAGATTTAACTGAGGTAAGCTTAATAAACCTTATAGACGCTGGAGAATTTGGTGGTGGCACCCGATTTATAACCATGCCGGAAATCTTTCAAAACGAGAATTTTTCATCTCGATTTGGCTTTAAAATAGTAGATGATTTCTCTTATCTGGTATTGATGACTGACGGAATCTATGATCCAAAGTTTGAGGTTGAAGCCAACTTAGAAAAAATAGAGAAATGGAAGGCATTTCTATCTGATTTGAAAGGCGATAATGCAGAAAAAGCCAAAGTCGATTTTGAGCGTGACAATGCAGCTATTGCAACACAGCTCTCGAACTGGATGGATTTTTGGAGTCCCGGAAATCACGACGACAGAACTCTTGCTATAATTTACTAG
- a CDS encoding vWA domain-containing protein, producing MRRLPVYFLLDTSGSMYGEPIQALNNALNGMINNLRSDAQALDSLWISIVTFDREVKEIVPLTELVHFQLPEITCPQSGPTNTGAGLDFIIQKVNAEVIKGSPTQKGDWKPLLFVFTDGKPSDIQFYREKTQEIKALNFGAVVGCAAGHMADDSILKELTANVVHLASADSSTLKQFFKWVSETIEQGNKSQGTGESVLLPPPPSEITVVI from the coding sequence ATGAGACGATTACCAGTATATTTTTTATTAGATACGTCCGGATCAATGTACGGCGAACCCATCCAGGCTTTGAATAATGCGTTGAACGGTATGATTAATAATCTGCGTTCAGATGCACAAGCTTTAGATTCGCTTTGGATCAGTATTGTAACTTTTGACAGAGAAGTAAAGGAGATTGTGCCCTTAACCGAGTTGGTTCATTTTCAGCTTCCGGAGATTACTTGTCCACAAAGTGGTCCTACCAATACAGGAGCCGGATTAGATTTTATAATTCAGAAAGTAAACGCAGAAGTAATAAAAGGTTCCCCGACTCAAAAAGGAGACTGGAAACCTTTACTTTTTGTTTTTACGGATGGAAAACCTTCGGATATTCAGTTTTACAGAGAAAAAACACAAGAAATTAAAGCGTTAAATTTTGGCGCTGTTGTAGGTTGTGCAGCCGGTCACATGGCAGATGACAGTATTCTTAAGGAACTTACTGCCAATGTCGTTCATTTGGCCTCAGCTGACAGCTCGACTTTAAAACAATTTTTTAAATGGGTCTCTGAAACGATCGAACAAGGAAATAAAAGCCAGGGAACCGGAGAAAGCGTACTGCTGCCACCACCACCAAGCGAAATAACGGTAGTCATTTAA
- a CDS encoding TerD family protein — protein sequence MAINLEKGQRQSIDAPKFTVGLGWDSNASSTGTSFDLDASVFLVGANGKLPNDNHFIYYNNLKSPDQAVIHAGDNLTGAGDGDDEKIQIDLSKISPDVFEISFVVTIHHADTKRQNFGQIRNSFIRILDQSNVELVKYELDEDFSIETAVEFGRIYKRNEEWKFEAVGIGMKGGLQDYLNKYN from the coding sequence ATGGCAATTAACTTAGAGAAAGGACAAAGACAAAGTATTGATGCGCCTAAATTTACTGTAGGTTTAGGATGGGATAGTAATGCAAGCAGCACCGGGACAAGTTTTGATTTGGATGCGTCAGTATTTTTAGTTGGTGCAAATGGAAAACTTCCAAATGACAATCATTTTATTTATTACAACAACTTAAAATCACCGGATCAGGCGGTTATTCATGCAGGAGATAACTTAACAGGAGCGGGAGACGGAGACGATGAAAAAATACAAATAGACTTGTCAAAAATTTCACCGGACGTTTTTGAGATTTCTTTCGTAGTTACCATTCATCATGCCGATACAAAAAGACAAAATTTTGGCCAGATCAGAAATTCGTTTATCAGAATTTTAGATCAATCTAATGTAGAATTGGTGAAGTACGAGCTTGATGAAGATTTCTCTATCGAAACAGCTGTTGAATTTGGAAGAATTTACAAAAGAAACGAAGAGTGGAAATTTGAAGCAGTTGGTATCGGAATGAAAGGTGGTTTACAAGATTACTTAAATAAATACAACTAA
- a CDS encoding TerD family protein, with product MAINLQKGQRENINAPKFTIGLGWDTNNSSTGSGFDLDASVFILGDNGKILSDSHFIFYNNLKSPDESVIHTGDNLTGDGDGDDEQVKIDLTKIDAAAKEICVVVTIHDAHNRKQNFGQVRNSFIRIVDDSNTTELVKYELEEDFSIETAVEFGRIYNKDGQWKFEAKGAGMKGGLEDYLNKYN from the coding sequence ATGGCTATCAATTTGCAAAAAGGACAAAGAGAAAATATAAATGCGCCAAAATTCACCATTGGTTTAGGATGGGATACAAACAACAGTAGTACAGGTTCAGGTTTTGATCTTGATGCTTCTGTTTTTATTCTGGGAGATAACGGTAAGATATTATCAGACTCTCATTTTATATTCTACAATAATCTAAAGTCACCGGATGAATCAGTTATTCACACAGGAGATAACCTGACAGGAGACGGAGACGGAGATGATGAGCAAGTAAAAATAGATTTAACCAAAATTGATGCAGCAGCAAAAGAAATTTGTGTTGTAGTTACAATTCATGATGCCCACAACAGAAAGCAAAATTTCGGACAGGTGCGTAATTCATTCATTCGTATTGTAGACGATTCGAATACGACTGAATTAGTTAAATACGAATTAGAAGAAGATTTCTCTATAGAAACGGCCGTTGAATTTGGAAGAATATACAACAAAGACGGACAATGGAAATTTGAAGCTAAGGGAGCCGGAATGAAAGGCGGATTAGAAGATTACTTAAATAAATATAACTAA
- a CDS encoding helix-hairpin-helix domain-containing protein — protein sequence MSIVTVKSINDTTKTYQFVDNGEPMRGGVKDVYFSPDKKYVVAIFRDKLDDNQKERLQRITGKYFAQIKEGEASDYYLNEVFRWPTDVIGYNGLTGIIVPVYHSKFFFRKGYQTSDLIQGKEKNGKWFAGPKFRNPHFPLRVANSELGDWLSYFQVCVNLSRGVKKMHAMGLAHSDLSYNNVLIDPVERSACMIDLDGLVVPGVFQAEVIGTAEFIAPEVLATKHLDKTDPNRKLPNRLTDLHALPVLIYMFLLHRHPLKGGKVHDLDTEKDDLLSMGERAMFIEHPTDVTNRPKLNQVSKWDLPWADIAKLPYAITGPYLKTLFDKVFIDGLHNPMQRPNAEEWENALLKTTDLMQKCHNTACEQKWYVFDNTNRPRCPFCGTAHEGTLPVLDLYYQYQDTVWKPENHRLMVYNDQYLFLWHVNRNIARNEKLTPEQKVPVGYFTFFKGKWVLVNQKLNSLKDLTEDKEIPIGTMVELTDGKKILLSKEEGGRVIVITMANT from the coding sequence ATGAGTATAGTTACGGTAAAATCAATAAACGACACCACAAAAACCTATCAATTTGTTGATAATGGCGAACCCATGCGCGGTGGGGTAAAAGATGTTTATTTTAGTCCCGATAAAAAATATGTGGTCGCTATTTTTAGAGACAAGTTAGACGACAATCAAAAAGAAAGATTGCAGCGCATAACCGGTAAATATTTTGCTCAGATTAAAGAAGGGGAAGCGAGTGATTATTATTTAAATGAAGTGTTCAGATGGCCAACCGATGTCATCGGGTATAATGGTCTCACAGGGATAATTGTTCCGGTTTATCATTCGAAGTTTTTCTTTAGAAAAGGATATCAGACGAGCGATTTAATTCAAGGAAAAGAAAAAAACGGAAAATGGTTTGCAGGGCCAAAATTCAGAAACCCACACTTCCCGTTGCGGGTCGCAAATTCGGAATTGGGAGATTGGCTGAGCTATTTTCAGGTTTGTGTAAATCTGTCACGAGGCGTAAAAAAGATGCACGCGATGGGATTGGCGCATTCTGATTTGTCGTACAATAATGTTTTGATTGATCCCGTTGAGCGATCGGCTTGTATGATTGATTTAGACGGATTGGTCGTACCTGGTGTGTTTCAGGCAGAAGTAATTGGTACGGCAGAATTTATTGCTCCCGAAGTACTTGCTACCAAACATTTAGACAAAACAGATCCCAATAGAAAATTGCCCAACAGGCTTACGGATTTGCATGCACTGCCCGTTCTTATTTATATGTTTTTGCTGCACAGACATCCATTAAAAGGAGGGAAAGTACATGATTTAGATACCGAAAAAGACGATTTGTTGTCGATGGGAGAGAGGGCAATGTTTATCGAGCACCCGACGGATGTTACCAACAGACCTAAACTCAATCAGGTTTCAAAATGGGATTTGCCTTGGGCAGATATTGCCAAGTTGCCATACGCAATCACGGGGCCTTATTTAAAAACATTGTTTGATAAAGTTTTTATAGACGGATTACACAATCCAATGCAAAGACCTAATGCAGAAGAGTGGGAAAATGCCTTATTAAAAACAACCGATTTAATGCAGAAATGTCATAACACGGCTTGCGAACAAAAATGGTATGTTTTTGACAATACAAATCGTCCAAGATGCCCGTTTTGCGGAACAGCTCACGAAGGGACACTTCCGGTTTTAGACTTGTACTATCAATATCAGGATACCGTTTGGAAGCCCGAGAATCATAGACTAATGGTTTATAATGATCAATATTTGTTTCTATGGCACGTTAATCGTAATATTGCCAGAAATGAGAAATTGACCCCGGAGCAAAAAGTACCGGTTGGTTATTTTACTTTTTTCAAAGGGAAGTGGGTATTGGTCAATCAGAAGTTGAATTCGTTGAAAGATTTGACAGAAGATAAAGAAATTCCAATAGGCACCATGGTAGAACTTACCGATGGAAAAAAAATACTTCTTTCAAAGGAAGAAGGAGGAAGAGTGATCGTAATAACAATGGCTAATACATAA
- a CDS encoding TerY-C metal binding domain-containing protein, translating to MRRLPIYFLIDISESMVGEPIQQVEEGLATIIQALKTDPHALETVFVSIIVFAGQPKTLVPLQEIVSFYPPKFPVGSGTSLSKGLGHLMYELRNNIVKTTYEVKGDWKPIVFLFTDGVPTDNSQAAINEWKENWQRTANLIAVSFGNETDTKLLGQLTENVLHFKNTNVQSYKEFFRWVTDSIKTSSISVENNSSGFELAKLEGETLSKIDLTKAEPIRQYVDDNYVVLNGKCQNSKRPYLMKYRKTIAPSIYAGVELSSKNYKLVGAYQVDNSYFELADESTFNTTVNTEELTGFPTCPCCGNQIAFAVCVCDKIHCIGDEEISTCPWCHNQGSYGYGEGGFDVSRTQG from the coding sequence ATGAGAAGATTACCCATATATTTTTTGATTGACATCTCGGAATCAATGGTTGGAGAACCCATTCAGCAAGTTGAAGAAGGGTTAGCCACTATAATTCAGGCATTAAAAACAGATCCACATGCGTTGGAAACGGTTTTTGTTTCGATTATTGTTTTTGCAGGTCAGCCTAAAACATTGGTACCCTTACAGGAAATCGTGAGTTTTTATCCGCCTAAATTTCCGGTAGGAAGCGGGACCTCATTGAGTAAAGGATTAGGACATTTGATGTACGAATTAAGAAATAATATTGTAAAAACAACTTATGAAGTAAAGGGAGACTGGAAGCCAATTGTATTCCTTTTTACAGATGGAGTGCCAACCGACAACAGTCAGGCCGCTATAAACGAATGGAAAGAAAATTGGCAACGAACCGCTAATTTGATCGCCGTTTCTTTCGGAAACGAAACCGATACAAAACTATTGGGACAGTTGACAGAAAATGTACTCCATTTTAAAAACACCAATGTACAATCGTATAAAGAGTTTTTCAGATGGGTTACCGATTCGATCAAGACAAGTAGCATTAGTGTCGAGAATAATTCATCAGGTTTTGAATTGGCAAAATTAGAAGGCGAAACACTTTCTAAAATAGATTTGACCAAAGCAGAGCCTATTAGACAATATGTTGATGATAATTATGTGGTTTTGAACGGTAAATGTCAAAACTCAAAAAGGCCCTATTTGATGAAATACCGCAAAACAATTGCGCCGTCAATTTATGCAGGTGTTGAATTGAGTTCAAAAAATTACAAACTCGTTGGCGCTTATCAGGTCGATAATTCTTATTTCGAATTGGCAGACGAATCGACCTTTAATACTACCGTAAATACAGAAGAACTCACCGGATTTCCTACCTGCCCTTGTTGCGGGAACCAAATTGCTTTTGCAGTCTGTGTTTGCGATAAAATACATTGTATTGGAGACGAAGAGATCAGTACCTGTCCGTGGTGTCATAATCAGGGATCTTATGGTTACGGAGAAGGTGGTTTTGATGTCAGCAGAACCCAAGGATAA
- a CDS encoding TerD family protein translates to MAINLQKGQKIDIGLFKITIGLGWDPNEGTGHDFDLDASAIMINANRKLLGENYFVFYNNLNSPDGALEHTGDDPTGGNSDGDDDEAIKVDLSKLDATVEEILFVVTIEDFERRKQNFGQVRNSYIRIVDDANGQEIAKYELDEDFSIETGVEFGRLYKRNGNWRFEASGIGYRADLSFFLEKYYSGEIIK, encoded by the coding sequence ATGGCTATAAATTTACAAAAAGGGCAAAAAATTGATATTGGCTTGTTTAAGATTACAATTGGGTTAGGATGGGATCCAAATGAAGGAACGGGACACGATTTTGACTTAGATGCTTCAGCGATTATGATTAATGCAAACCGTAAGCTTTTAGGAGAAAATTATTTTGTCTTTTACAATAATCTGAACTCTCCCGATGGAGCATTAGAGCACACAGGAGACGATCCGACAGGAGGAAACAGTGATGGTGATGATGACGAAGCAATAAAGGTAGACCTCAGTAAATTAGATGCTACTGTTGAAGAAATTCTTTTTGTAGTGACTATCGAAGATTTTGAACGTAGAAAACAAAATTTCGGACAGGTGCGAAATTCTTATATCAGAATTGTAGATGATGCCAACGGTCAGGAAATTGCCAAGTACGAATTAGACGAGGATTTTTCTATAGAGACCGGAGTAGAATTTGGCAGGTTGTACAAACGAAACGGTAATTGGAGATTTGAAGCTTCCGGTATCGGGTATAGAGCCGATTTAAGTTTTTTTCTGGAGAAATATTACTCAGGAGAAATTATTAAATAA
- a CDS encoding TerD family protein → MAINLEKGQRINLEKSNGTKLQNICVGVNWGAIEKKGFFGTKKEAVDLDASCAIYDDKKNHIDSVNFRKLISNDRAVKHSGDDLTGDLNGDDGLDNEVITLDFSQLSPSANHVAFFINSFRGQDFKDIPFASIRIYEGTPTRVSEEFARYDIANDATFAGNVSMVLGVFYKRNDDWKFSAVGVPTNDKKLEQTIVTIQQNHL, encoded by the coding sequence ATGGCAATTAATTTAGAAAAAGGACAACGTATTAATCTTGAAAAAAGTAACGGTACAAAATTACAAAATATTTGCGTAGGTGTAAACTGGGGTGCAATTGAGAAAAAAGGATTTTTCGGTACTAAAAAAGAAGCGGTAGATTTAGATGCCAGCTGTGCGATCTATGATGATAAAAAAAATCACATTGATTCTGTAAACTTTAGAAAACTAATTTCTAATGACCGCGCTGTGAAACACAGTGGAGATGATTTAACAGGAGATTTAAATGGTGATGACGGATTAGACAACGAAGTTATTACGTTAGATTTCTCTCAACTGTCACCGTCTGCTAACCACGTTGCCTTTTTTATAAACAGTTTCAGAGGACAGGATTTCAAAGACATTCCTTTTGCTTCTATCAGAATTTACGAAGGAACTCCAACCCGAGTAAGTGAAGAGTTTGCACGTTACGATATTGCAAACGATGCCACTTTTGCCGGAAATGTATCTATGGTTTTAGGTGTTTTTTACAAAAGAAACGACGACTGGAAATTTAGCGCAGTGGGTGTACCGACAAACGATAAAAAACTGGAGCAAACGATAGTTACTATTCAACAGAACCACTTATAA
- a CDS encoding HAD family hydrolase has product MEINYKNYSHLSFDLWLTLIKSNPEFKQRRNLLFKDFFEINHGIEKVNEVVRYYDVLCNTINEKTGLNLDTYEIYYLILSALDVDMDQNGTDRLSQFYDHTEELFLEFKPVLIYPEIQKMFKDVTDQGKTINILSNTAFIKGRTLRKVLQHYELSEYFKFHIYSDEVGFSKPNQQIFQLVLDEIETYKKIEKKDVLHIGDNPIADYNGALEFGFNAHLLKN; this is encoded by the coding sequence TTGGAAATAAATTATAAAAATTACAGTCACCTTTCTTTTGATTTGTGGCTGACTTTAATAAAATCAAATCCGGAATTTAAGCAAAGAAGGAACTTGTTATTCAAGGATTTCTTTGAAATTAACCATGGAATTGAAAAAGTAAATGAAGTAGTTCGGTATTATGATGTTTTATGCAATACAATTAACGAAAAAACAGGATTAAATTTAGATACATACGAGATTTATTATTTAATTTTAAGCGCTTTAGACGTAGATATGGATCAAAACGGAACAGATCGACTGTCTCAGTTTTATGATCATACAGAAGAATTGTTTCTGGAGTTTAAACCGGTATTAATTTATCCGGAGATACAAAAGATGTTTAAAGACGTTACCGATCAGGGTAAAACGATTAACATTTTGAGCAATACCGCCTTTATTAAAGGTCGAACTTTAAGAAAGGTATTGCAACATTACGAGTTGTCGGAGTATTTTAAATTTCATATTTACTCGGATGAAGTTGGGTTTTCAAAACCAAACCAGCAGATTTTTCAATTGGTATTGGATGAAATTGAGACTTATAAAAAAATAGAAAAAAAAGATGTTTTGCATATCGGAGATAATCCTATTGCAGATTACAATGGAGCATTAGAGTTTGGTTTTAATGCACATTTATTAAAAAATTAA
- a CDS encoding toxic anion resistance protein, with amino-acid sequence MLENQLVTQENTALIDKDGNVNLASVTEADVNNYKAISNQLNENDANSILNYGAEIQNSIAKQSDTFLTNVRTYNSGEVGTLINDLLTELNYVDVDQLDQGPFKRFLSKIPLLNKLITDVKKLFQEYDRITVNIDKISNKVKAGMINSVKDNSALQTMFDGNVNLIKEMEKHIIAGQIRFKELNEELAVMEGKSADYQDYQISDKRTFINRLDKRLADMKIVRFIMLQSLAQIRVVQNNNTSIAEKAQSILTTTMPVWKNQLTLAVALQRQKQNIEIQRRVSETTNTILQKNAEMLKQNSIEVARENENTIVSLETLKMTTKSLIDTLTEVKQIHDQGTETRRQLDAGLQSLEQELKKGVVS; translated from the coding sequence ATGTTAGAAAATCAATTAGTTACTCAGGAGAATACTGCTTTAATTGATAAAGACGGAAATGTAAATCTGGCTTCTGTAACAGAAGCAGATGTAAACAATTACAAAGCCATCTCCAATCAGTTGAATGAAAACGACGCCAATTCGATTCTGAATTATGGTGCCGAAATTCAAAACTCGATCGCCAAACAAAGTGATACTTTTTTGACCAATGTCAGAACGTATAATTCCGGTGAGGTAGGAACTTTGATTAATGATTTACTGACCGAATTAAATTATGTAGACGTAGATCAGTTAGATCAAGGGCCGTTTAAAAGGTTCTTGTCTAAAATTCCTTTGTTGAATAAGCTAATTACCGATGTAAAAAAGTTATTCCAGGAGTACGACAGAATTACGGTAAACATTGATAAAATCAGTAATAAGGTAAAAGCCGGAATGATCAATTCTGTGAAAGATAACAGTGCACTTCAAACGATGTTTGACGGTAATGTGAATCTGATCAAAGAAATGGAAAAACACATTATTGCAGGGCAAATTCGATTTAAAGAATTGAACGAAGAGCTTGCTGTAATGGAAGGAAAAAGTGCCGATTATCAGGATTATCAAATCTCAGACAAAAGAACTTTCATTAATCGATTAGACAAACGTCTTGCCGATATGAAAATCGTGCGTTTTATCATGTTGCAATCTTTGGCGCAAATTAGAGTAGTGCAAAACAACAATACCTCTATTGCCGAAAAAGCACAGTCTATTTTGACCACTACAATGCCGGTTTGGAAAAACCAACTTACATTGGCCGTTGCGTTACAAAGACAAAAACAGAATATTGAGATTCAAAGAAGAGTGTCTGAAACGACCAATACTATTTTGCAAAAGAATGCAGAAATGCTGAAACAAAACAGTATCGAAGTGGCGAGGGAAAACGAGAACACCATCGTTTCACTTGAAACACTTAAAATGACGACAAAATCTTTGATCGATACCCTGACAGAAGTAAAACAAATACACGATCAAGGTACAGAAACCAGAAGACAATTGGATGCCGGTTTACAAAGTCTGGAACAAGAATTGAAAAAAGGCGTCGTAAGCTAG
- a CDS encoding TerD family protein — MAINLTKGQKIDLRKSSGETLTNFCVGVNWGAIETKGFLGLSKNIKEIDLDLSCVLIDDQNKICDHLYSPLYRIEALQQFGLPQGKLLTSDGALKHTGDDLAGDTGGDDGLDNEIITVDLSKVNANVNQIFFFLNNAGTEDFSQIPYAKIRMYEGTPTRVVSEFASYNVSADSQYVNKRSIIMGKLYKRNNEWKFSAIGDPTADTFLGQTIHKIVASYL; from the coding sequence ATGGCAATTAACTTAACCAAAGGACAAAAAATTGATTTAAGAAAATCAAGTGGTGAAACACTAACCAATTTCTGTGTTGGTGTGAACTGGGGAGCTATCGAAACTAAAGGTTTTTTAGGATTATCTAAAAACATAAAAGAGATCGACTTAGATTTAAGTTGTGTGCTTATTGACGACCAAAATAAAATTTGTGATCATTTGTATTCTCCTTTATACAGAATAGAAGCTTTACAGCAATTTGGTTTGCCACAAGGTAAATTGTTAACCTCTGACGGGGCTTTAAAACATACAGGCGATGATCTTGCCGGAGATACCGGTGGAGATGATGGTCTTGATAACGAAATTATTACAGTTGATTTATCGAAAGTTAATGCAAACGTAAACCAGATATTTTTCTTCCTGAATAATGCCGGGACGGAAGATTTCTCTCAAATTCCTTACGCTAAAATCAGAATGTACGAAGGAACTCCAACCAGAGTGGTTTCTGAGTTTGCTTCTTATAACGTTTCTGCAGATTCGCAATACGTAAACAAACGTTCGATCATCATGGGGAAACTATACAAAAGAAATAACGAATGGAAATTTAGTGCCATTGGTGACCCGACAGCAGATACTTTTTTAGGACAAACTATTCATAAAATTGTAGCGTCATACCTTTAG
- a CDS encoding phosphoribosyltransferase family protein, translating to MNKSYSLHKITEKENCPFEEAAYSRFKFGDKFYAEQFAKELFEGFAVQFKDLILSNTEIVILPSPYLSIPTASNFLCYYFKKELNGFLFKNGKKACIESKIYRNQTYVTDYGNLDFEERVKLISNDTYYIDRNFIEGKLCIFVDDIKITGSHEHTVIKILDQYDVKGDFVFVYFAELVNKGIHPKIENHYNYFAVHNVEDIVSIINSEHFQYNTRIVKFILSLDAEQFAFLAASIPTAKSNELFHLAISNNYHQILEYKSNINVIKID from the coding sequence GTGAATAAAAGTTACAGCTTACACAAAATAACAGAAAAAGAAAACTGCCCCTTTGAGGAGGCAGCCTATAGCAGGTTTAAATTTGGAGATAAATTCTATGCAGAGCAATTTGCAAAAGAATTGTTTGAAGGATTTGCTGTTCAATTTAAAGACCTAATCTTGTCTAATACAGAGATTGTCATTTTACCAAGTCCTTATTTGTCCATTCCGACAGCATCAAACTTTTTATGCTACTATTTTAAAAAAGAACTCAATGGGTTTTTGTTTAAAAATGGTAAAAAGGCCTGTATTGAATCTAAAATTTACAGAAATCAAACCTATGTTACCGATTATGGAAATTTGGATTTTGAGGAGAGAGTTAAATTAATCTCAAACGATACCTACTACATCGATCGTAATTTTATCGAGGGCAAACTTTGCATTTTTGTTGATGACATCAAGATAACCGGTAGCCATGAGCATACGGTAATAAAGATTCTGGATCAATATGATGTAAAAGGAGATTTTGTTTTTGTTTATTTTGCGGAATTAGTAAACAAAGGAATTCATCCAAAAATCGAAAATCACTACAATTATTTTGCAGTTCACAATGTAGAAGATATTGTTTCTATTATTAACAGTGAGCATTTTCAGTACAATACCAGAATTGTAAAATTTATTTTGAGTCTGGACGCAGAACAGTTTGCTTTTTTGGCAGCCAGCATTCCGACGGCAAAAAGCAACGAATTATTTCATCTGGCAATTAGTAATAACTACCATCAAATTTTAGAATATAAAAGCAATATTAACGTAATAAAAATAGATTAA